In Streptomyces sp. TS71-3, the following proteins share a genomic window:
- a CDS encoding DUF1707 and FHA domain-containing protein, whose translation MTPPSEPESIPARLSDAERDRAVTALKEAAAQGKLSYDTFLIRMERALAAREAGELALLTADLRGEGRMSRLVFGTVSALSGFTMRLGNAWRAERLPKLLLPAPADSRPLRIGRDPGNNLRLSHETVSLRHAELSLQSGLWVLRDLGSTNGTVVNGRRVVGAVVVRDGDQVSFGQMAFRLSAR comes from the coding sequence GTGACCCCGCCTTCTGAGCCCGAGTCGATCCCGGCGCGGCTGTCCGACGCCGAGCGGGACAGGGCAGTGACGGCCCTCAAGGAGGCCGCTGCTCAGGGGAAGCTCTCCTACGACACGTTCCTGATCCGCATGGAGCGCGCCCTGGCCGCCCGCGAGGCCGGCGAACTCGCTCTGCTCACCGCCGATCTGCGCGGCGAGGGCCGCATGTCGCGCCTGGTGTTCGGCACGGTCAGCGCCCTGTCCGGCTTCACCATGCGGCTGGGCAACGCCTGGCGGGCCGAGCGGCTGCCGAAGCTCCTGCTGCCGGCGCCCGCCGACTCCAGGCCGCTGCGCATAGGCCGCGACCCCGGCAACAACCTGCGGCTCAGCCACGAGACCGTCTCCCTGCGGCACGCCGAACTCAGCCTCCAGAGCGGCCTGTGGGTGCTGCGCGACCTCGGCTCCACCAACGGAACCGTCGTCAACGGCCGCAGGGTGGTGGGCGCCGTCGTCGTCCGCGACGGCGATCAGGTGAGCTTCGGCCAGATGGCGTTCCGCCTGTCGGCCCGCTGA
- a CDS encoding M14 family zinc carboxypeptidase, producing MSHLMEQHYPSVPELISSARTLAAGRPDLGLLRQVGVSRAGRPLHLLSIGHAAQAVLVVAGAHANEPAGGSTLLHLAERALEDDELRADTAWHFLLCADPDGAALHRTPAPRTLLDYHRRFFRPAGPEQPEWSPSVLPPDRLPPETRALTGVIDELRPYLQVSLHGTDLGGSWVQLTKDIPGLAEPFAKSAAELHIPVETGASDAAGWPASGPGVHVMPEPGVDVAFPSLPDDVRMSTWHHAHRYGGLTAIVEVPMWASDLVDDESPHPAPDWELRRIAGRLRQDTLRVQEVLDEAWPRLPDTDGPLLRAARWVLALVPGLAEDWGRPPPPGATMASIGSIDAFGRRLPLRAAAMLLRVLEDSGDRAAPRLERLVAAWCASFAEQFRARWVPVDHQVAHQARTVIEAARHARVTV from the coding sequence GTGAGTCACCTGATGGAGCAGCACTATCCCAGCGTGCCCGAATTGATCTCGTCCGCACGCACACTGGCGGCCGGCCGACCCGATCTGGGACTGTTGCGACAGGTCGGCGTCTCACGGGCCGGACGGCCCCTCCACCTGCTGTCCATAGGGCACGCCGCGCAGGCGGTGCTGGTGGTCGCGGGGGCGCACGCCAACGAGCCCGCGGGCGGTTCCACGCTGTTGCACCTCGCCGAGCGCGCCCTTGAGGACGACGAGCTTCGCGCGGACACCGCCTGGCACTTCCTGCTCTGCGCGGACCCGGACGGCGCCGCGCTGCACCGCACGCCGGCGCCCCGCACGCTGCTCGACTACCACCGGCGGTTCTTCCGCCCGGCGGGCCCCGAGCAGCCCGAGTGGTCGCCGTCCGTGCTGCCGCCGGACCGGCTCCCGCCGGAGACCAGGGCGCTCACGGGCGTCATCGACGAGCTGCGGCCCTACCTCCAGGTGTCGCTGCACGGCACCGACCTGGGCGGCAGCTGGGTGCAGCTCACCAAGGACATCCCCGGGCTCGCCGAGCCCTTCGCGAAGTCGGCGGCCGAGCTGCACATCCCGGTGGAGACGGGCGCCTCGGACGCCGCCGGGTGGCCCGCCTCGGGGCCGGGGGTGCACGTCATGCCGGAGCCCGGTGTGGACGTCGCCTTCCCCAGCCTGCCCGACGACGTCCGGATGAGCACCTGGCACCACGCGCACCGCTACGGGGGCCTGACGGCGATCGTCGAGGTCCCGATGTGGGCGAGCGACCTGGTCGACGACGAGTCGCCGCACCCCGCGCCGGACTGGGAGCTGCGCCGCATCGCGGGCAGGCTGCGGCAGGACACGCTGCGGGTGCAGGAGGTCCTAGACGAGGCATGGCCGAGGCTGCCGGACACCGACGGGCCCCTCCTGCGGGCGGCGCGCTGGGTGCTCGCGCTGGTGCCGGGCCTGGCGGAGGACTGGGGGCGGCCACCGCCGCCGGGGGCCACGATGGCGTCGATCGGCAGCATCGACGCGTTCGGCCGGCGGCTGCCCCTGCGGGCGGCGGCCATGCTGCTGAGGGTCCTTGAGGACTCGGGCGACCGGGCGGCACCCCGGTTGGAAAGACTCGTGGCGGCCTGGTGCGCCTCCTTCGCGGAGCAGTTCCGGGCACGCTGGGTGCCGGTGGACCACCAGGTCGCGCATCAGGCCCGTACCGTCATCGAGGCCGCACGGCACGCGCGCGTCACGGTGTGA
- a CDS encoding RidA family protein — protein sequence MSPRTPANQPTPASPRPPANPRIALVNPEQLHPTPGYHHITVVEAGRTAYLAGQCPLDANGDLVGPESLNDQIDQVAANAVAALAAVAARPEDVVRSVVYVCGDESAVLGAAWHRLNRSVLGPAFRTAATLLGVASLGFRGQLVEVDLTAALPG from the coding sequence ATGAGCCCACGGACCCCGGCGAACCAGCCGACCCCGGCGAGCCCGCGCCCTCCGGCGAATCCACGGATCGCCCTCGTCAACCCCGAGCAGCTCCATCCCACCCCCGGCTACCACCACATCACCGTCGTGGAGGCGGGCCGCACGGCGTATCTGGCCGGGCAGTGCCCCCTCGACGCCAACGGAGACCTGGTGGGCCCCGAGTCGCTGAACGACCAGATCGACCAGGTCGCGGCGAACGCCGTGGCCGCTCTGGCCGCGGTCGCGGCCCGTCCCGAGGACGTCGTCAGGTCCGTCGTCTACGTGTGCGGCGACGAGTCCGCCGTCCTCGGCGCGGCGTGGCACCGTCTGAACCGCTCGGTGCTCGGCCCGGCGTTCAGGACCGCCGCCACGCTCCTCGGAGTGGCCTCGCTCGGCTTCCGCGGGCAGCTCGTGGAGGTCGATCTCACCGCGGCGCTGCCGGGCTGA
- the treY gene encoding malto-oligosyltrehalose synthase, whose protein sequence is MTPVSAGPEVRVPTATYRLQLQPAFPFAAAAGAVPYLAGLGVSHLHLSPVLEAVPGSAHGYDVVDHARVRGELGGEEGLRALSRTARAHGLGLVVDIVPNHMAAVPRYNRALWEVLRQGPDCPYGRWFDIDWEAGGGQVLLPVLAGPLGGELDELRLTGAGRAGPYAAAAGTAGGEPAADMAGGRRAGAGRAFDGAADGGPCLRYGEQVLPLREGTERLPLPRLLDAQWYRLCWWRLARTELNYRRFFTVSELIGVRVEDPEVFRLTHAKVLGLLDEGVLDGLRVDHPDGLADPGGYLRRLHKACGGRWTVVEKILADGERLPAAWPVAGTTGYDALRQVDGVLTDPEGALELLALYRARVAAPADRGGEWAATVRRAARQVVAEELAAEVERLTRACARVCAADPGLRDHAPWALRTALRELLVRLPVYRPYDDTDAGWVLSREAAEDAKGAFAVPEEAAAVDVVRDLVLGRLGTGRDGEEFRARFAQTASALRAKAVEDTAFYRYGPLLSAAEVGGDPGLPALPPAAFHAHCARVQRAWPLTGTVLSTHDTKRSADARARIALLTECPERFAALLDEANALTAADGASVPGAGLAWAAWQTAVALADPRGPETARIRAALLKHVREAGLDTTWTEPDETYEKAVAGFAAAGPGGAPAHRLVTRFAATLAPHVRARVLGAALLHLTMPGVPDLYQGTEHDYRALVDPDNRVPARLPGTFGGDGREPRRTGGTTGTTSPVPASLSAEKAALTAAALRLRARRPAVFGEAASYRPLEAAGPAAAHCLAFLRTGAVLTAVTRLSLRLAEAGGWRGTRLTLPEGHWHDLLAIGHEFTGSILLEDLFRGAPVALLERVEGASGGVLGDP, encoded by the coding sequence ATGACCCCTGTGTCCGCCGGGCCCGAGGTGCGGGTGCCCACCGCCACGTACCGGCTCCAGCTCCAGCCCGCCTTCCCGTTCGCGGCCGCCGCTGGCGCCGTGCCGTACCTGGCCGGCCTCGGCGTCTCGCACCTGCACCTTTCGCCGGTGCTTGAGGCGGTCCCCGGATCGGCGCACGGCTACGACGTCGTCGACCACGCGCGCGTACGGGGCGAACTCGGCGGCGAGGAGGGCCTGAGGGCGCTGTCGCGCACGGCACGCGCGCATGGCCTGGGGCTCGTCGTGGACATCGTGCCGAACCACATGGCGGCCGTACCGCGGTACAACCGCGCGCTCTGGGAGGTGCTCAGGCAGGGCCCGGACTGCCCGTACGGGCGCTGGTTCGACATCGACTGGGAGGCGGGCGGCGGTCAGGTGCTGCTGCCTGTGCTGGCCGGCCCGCTCGGCGGGGAGCTGGACGAACTGCGCCTCACGGGGGCGGGACGTGCCGGTCCGTACGCCGCGGCGGCGGGCACGGCGGGCGGGGAGCCGGCGGCAGACATGGCGGGCGGCCGGCGGGCGGGGGCCGGGCGGGCCTTCGACGGTGCGGCGGACGGCGGGCCATGCCTGCGCTACGGCGAGCAGGTCCTCCCGCTCCGCGAGGGCACCGAGCGCCTGCCGCTGCCGCGGCTGCTGGACGCCCAGTGGTACCGGCTGTGCTGGTGGCGGCTGGCCAGGACCGAGCTGAACTACCGGCGCTTCTTCACCGTCTCCGAGCTGATCGGGGTGCGCGTGGAGGACCCCGAGGTGTTCCGGCTGACGCACGCCAAGGTGCTCGGCCTGCTCGACGAGGGCGTGCTGGACGGCCTGCGCGTCGACCACCCTGACGGGCTCGCCGACCCCGGCGGCTACCTGCGGCGGCTGCACAAGGCCTGCGGGGGCCGCTGGACGGTGGTCGAGAAGATCCTCGCGGACGGGGAGCGGCTGCCCGCCGCCTGGCCGGTCGCGGGCACCACGGGCTACGACGCCCTGCGCCAGGTCGACGGGGTGCTCACCGACCCGGAGGGCGCCCTCGAACTGCTCGCCCTGTACCGCGCCCGCGTGGCGGCGCCCGCGGACCGGGGCGGCGAGTGGGCCGCCACGGTACGGCGCGCCGCCCGGCAGGTCGTCGCCGAGGAGCTGGCCGCTGAAGTGGAGCGCCTTACGCGCGCGTGCGCACGCGTCTGCGCCGCGGACCCGGGACTCCGCGACCATGCGCCCTGGGCGCTGCGCACCGCCCTCCGCGAGCTGCTGGTCCGGCTGCCCGTCTACCGCCCCTACGACGACACCGACGCCGGGTGGGTGCTGTCCCGGGAGGCCGCCGAGGACGCCAAGGGCGCTTTCGCGGTGCCGGAGGAGGCGGCGGCCGTGGACGTGGTGCGGGACCTGGTGCTGGGCAGGCTCGGGACGGGCCGGGACGGCGAGGAGTTCCGGGCGCGGTTCGCGCAGACCGCGTCCGCGCTGCGGGCCAAGGCCGTGGAGGACACGGCGTTCTACCGGTACGGGCCGCTGCTCTCGGCGGCCGAGGTGGGCGGCGACCCGGGCCTGCCCGCGCTGCCGCCGGCCGCCTTCCACGCGCACTGCGCGCGCGTGCAGCGCGCGTGGCCGCTGACCGGCACCGTCCTGTCGACGCACGACACCAAGCGCAGCGCCGACGCGCGCGCCAGGATCGCGCTGCTCACCGAGTGCCCCGAGCGGTTCGCCGCGCTCCTCGACGAGGCGAACGCGCTCACCGCCGCCGACGGCGCGTCAGTCCCCGGCGCGGGCCTCGCCTGGGCGGCCTGGCAGACGGCCGTCGCGCTCGCCGACCCCCGCGGCCCCGAGACCGCCCGCATACGGGCGGCGCTGCTCAAGCACGTGCGCGAGGCGGGCCTCGACACCACCTGGACCGAGCCGGACGAGACGTACGAGAAGGCGGTGGCCGGCTTCGCCGCGGCCGGCCCCGGCGGCGCCCCGGCGCACCGCCTGGTGACCCGCTTCGCGGCCACCCTCGCCCCCCATGTCCGCGCCCGCGTCCTGGGCGCCGCCTTGCTGCACCTGACCATGCCGGGCGTGCCCGACCTCTACCAGGGCACGGAACACGACTACCGGGCGCTGGTGGACCCGGACAACCGCGTCCCGGCGCGCCTGCCCGGGACGTTCGGCGGCGACGGGCGGGAGCCACGGCGGACGGGCGGGACCACCGGCACGACCAGCCCGGTCCCCGCCTCCCTCTCCGCCGAGAAGGCGGCCCTCACCGCGGCAGCCCTGCGGCTACGCGCCCGGCGCCCCGCGGTGTTCGGCGAAGCGGCGTCCTACCGCCCGCTGGAGGCCGCCGGCCCGGCCGCCGCCCACTGCCTGGCCTTCCTGCGCACCGGTGCGGTACTGACAGCCGTGACCCGCCTCTCCCTCCGCCTGGCGGAGGCGGGCGGCTGGCGCGGAACCCGTCTCACGCTGCCCGAGGGCCACTGGCACGACCTGCTGGCCATCGGCCACGAGTTCACCGGGAGCATCCTCCTTGAGGACCTGTTCCGCGGGGCGCCGGTGGCTCTCCTGGAACGCGTGGAGGGCGCGTCCGGGGGCGTGCTGGGCGACCCGTGA
- the glgX gene encoding glycogen debranching protein GlgX, translating to MQVWPGQVYPLGATYDGAGTNFAVFSETAQRVELCLLADDGTETAVELRETDAFVRHAYLPGIMPGQRYGFRVHGPFAPERGLRCNPAKLLLDPYARAVSGQVSWGEEVYDYPFGAPDRRNDMDSAPHTMTSVVVNPYFDWGDDRPPRTPYHRTVIYEAHVKGLTMTHPALPEELRGTYAALTHPAILEHLTELGVTALELMPVHQFVNDHRLVEMGLNNYWGYNTIGFFAPHNAYASWGDRGQQVLEFKSAVRSLHEAGIEVILDVVYNHTAEGNHLGPTLSFRGLDNTSYYRLTEDPRYYMDTTGTGNSLLMRSPHVLQLIMDSLRYWVTEMHVDGFRFDLAATLARQFHEVDRLSSFFDLVQQDPVVSQVKLIAEPWDVGEGGYQVGNFPPLWTEWNGKYRDTVRDLWRGEPRTLAEFASRLTGSSDLYQDDGRRPLASINFVTCHDGFTLHDLVAYNHKHNEANGENSRDGESHNRSWNCGEEGESDDPAVLELRERQMRNFVATLMLSQGVPMLSHGDEFARTQRGNNNAYCQDGELTWVPWEDGDPETRERRLAFTRAMVWLRRDHPVFRRRRFFHGRPVQGTHDDLSDIAWFTPEGEEMKRRDWSAAQASALTVFLNGNAISEPGPRGERIKDDSFLLMFNASPEPLEFVVPVNHGHQWEVVVDTARSDGIRPGTGPKVKAGDRLALVDRSLTVLQRPA from the coding sequence ATGCAGGTCTGGCCTGGACAGGTGTACCCCCTCGGCGCCACGTACGACGGCGCCGGGACCAACTTCGCGGTCTTCTCGGAGACCGCCCAGCGTGTCGAGCTGTGCCTGCTCGCCGACGACGGCACGGAGACGGCGGTGGAGCTGCGCGAGACGGACGCGTTCGTGCGGCACGCCTACCTGCCCGGGATCATGCCGGGGCAGCGGTACGGCTTCCGGGTGCACGGCCCGTTCGCACCCGAGCGCGGCCTCCGGTGCAATCCGGCGAAGCTCCTGCTCGACCCGTACGCGCGTGCGGTCAGCGGCCAGGTCTCCTGGGGCGAGGAGGTGTACGACTACCCGTTCGGCGCCCCGGACCGGCGCAACGACATGGACTCCGCGCCGCACACCATGACGTCCGTCGTCGTCAACCCGTACTTCGACTGGGGCGACGACCGCCCGCCGCGCACCCCGTACCACCGCACGGTGATCTACGAGGCCCATGTGAAGGGCCTGACGATGACGCACCCGGCGCTCCCCGAGGAGCTGCGCGGCACCTACGCGGCGCTGACCCACCCCGCGATCCTGGAGCACCTCACGGAGCTGGGGGTGACGGCGCTGGAGCTGATGCCCGTACACCAGTTCGTCAACGACCACCGGCTGGTGGAGATGGGCCTCAACAACTACTGGGGCTACAACACGATCGGCTTCTTCGCCCCGCACAACGCCTACGCCTCCTGGGGCGACCGCGGACAGCAGGTGCTGGAGTTCAAGTCGGCGGTCCGCTCCCTGCACGAGGCGGGCATCGAGGTCATCCTGGACGTGGTCTACAACCACACCGCCGAGGGCAACCACCTGGGGCCGACGCTGTCGTTCCGCGGCCTGGACAACACCTCGTACTACCGCCTCACCGAGGACCCCCGGTACTACATGGACACGACAGGCACCGGGAACTCCCTGCTGATGCGCTCGCCGCACGTCCTCCAGCTGATCATGGACTCGCTGCGCTACTGGGTCACCGAGATGCACGTGGACGGCTTCCGGTTCGACCTGGCGGCGACGCTGGCGCGGCAGTTCCACGAGGTGGACCGGCTGTCGTCGTTCTTCGACCTGGTGCAGCAGGACCCGGTGGTCTCGCAGGTCAAGCTGATCGCCGAGCCCTGGGACGTCGGCGAGGGCGGCTACCAGGTGGGCAACTTCCCGCCGCTGTGGACCGAGTGGAACGGCAAGTACCGGGACACCGTGCGCGACCTGTGGCGGGGCGAGCCGCGCACCCTCGCCGAGTTCGCCTCCCGGCTGACCGGCTCCTCCGACCTCTACCAGGACGACGGCAGGCGCCCGCTGGCCTCCATCAACTTCGTCACCTGCCACGACGGCTTCACCCTGCACGACCTGGTCGCCTACAACCACAAGCACAACGAGGCGAACGGCGAGAACAGCCGGGACGGTGAGAGCCACAACCGGTCGTGGAACTGCGGGGAGGAGGGCGAGAGCGACGATCCCGCCGTGCTGGAGCTGCGCGAGCGGCAGATGCGGAACTTCGTCGCCACGCTGATGCTCTCCCAGGGCGTGCCGATGCTCAGCCACGGGGACGAGTTCGCCCGCACGCAGCGCGGCAACAACAACGCCTACTGCCAGGACGGCGAGCTGACCTGGGTGCCCTGGGAGGACGGCGACCCGGAGACCCGGGAGCGGCGTCTCGCCTTCACCCGCGCGATGGTCTGGCTCCGCCGCGACCACCCCGTCTTCCGCAGGCGCCGGTTCTTCCACGGCCGGCCGGTGCAGGGCACCCACGACGACCTCTCCGACATCGCCTGGTTCACCCCTGAGGGTGAGGAGATGAAACGGCGCGACTGGAGCGCGGCACAGGCCAGCGCCCTGACGGTGTTCCTGAACGGGAACGCCATCTCCGAACCGGGACCGCGCGGGGAGCGGATCAAGGACGACTCCTTCCTGCTGATGTTCAACGCCTCCCCGGAGCCGCTGGAATTCGTCGTGCCGGTCAACCACGGCCACCAGTGGGAGGTGGTCGTCGACACGGCACGCTCGGACGGCATCCGGCCCGGCACCGGCCCCAAGGTGAAGGCCGGCGACCGCCTGGCCCTGGTCGACCGCAGTCTGACGGTGCTCCAGCGGCCCGCTTGA
- a CDS encoding SAV2148 family HEPN domain-containing protein yields MSSGGLELPPGEDGHEGSSTDNPPAGVSLARPVEMGAQIGPELDWGADVWSEVRTRAQRAGRAYIWLNLVEQRLRAVVAAVLRPIYEPVHGEEDWVVAAAGPAGQEWVQRAVAVREVSRRKGYLLDPADDNVVSFLTLPQLRELMVQHWPCFEPYVDDRRDVELALDELEVARNVVSRNRALSETVLAQAERASARLLEILGAGSDLPSARRLPIDAVEDLVGDRYADVVGVHQDRVRLLRQFPAEDIFGEARRVDAIGIGLNLLVQNFSGRRLMRLGESGCRVRLLFLNPASSAVKRRERELSLKRGELSRTVEMNILHMRRVRARLRDPGAFEIHVFDETPRFTAYLVDGDGADGVAVVQSYLRKSRGMETPVFVLRGGGRLVKPGEAASVPEGSLFATYREEFEQAWSDSRPVS; encoded by the coding sequence GTGAGCTCGGGAGGGCTGGAGCTGCCCCCTGGTGAGGATGGTCACGAGGGGAGCTCCACGGACAACCCACCCGCTGGCGTGTCCCTGGCCCGGCCGGTCGAGATGGGCGCCCAGATCGGCCCCGAACTGGACTGGGGGGCCGACGTCTGGAGCGAGGTGCGCACCCGCGCCCAGCGCGCCGGCCGCGCCTACATCTGGCTGAACCTCGTCGAGCAGCGGCTGCGCGCCGTCGTCGCCGCCGTCCTGCGCCCCATCTACGAGCCCGTGCACGGCGAGGAGGACTGGGTCGTCGCGGCCGCCGGGCCCGCGGGCCAGGAGTGGGTGCAGCGGGCCGTCGCGGTGCGCGAGGTGAGCCGCCGCAAGGGCTACCTGCTGGACCCCGCCGACGACAACGTCGTCAGCTTCCTGACGCTCCCGCAGCTCCGCGAGCTGATGGTCCAGCACTGGCCCTGCTTCGAGCCCTACGTGGACGACCGCCGCGACGTCGAGCTCGCCCTGGACGAGCTGGAGGTCGCACGGAACGTCGTCTCCCGCAACCGCGCCCTGTCCGAGACCGTCCTCGCGCAGGCCGAGCGCGCCTCCGCAAGGCTGCTGGAGATCCTCGGCGCCGGCTCCGACCTGCCCTCCGCGCGGCGGCTGCCCATCGACGCCGTCGAGGACCTGGTGGGCGACCGGTACGCGGACGTCGTCGGGGTGCACCAGGACCGGGTGCGGCTGCTGCGGCAGTTCCCGGCCGAGGACATCTTCGGCGAGGCGCGGCGCGTCGACGCCATCGGGATAGGCCTGAACCTCCTGGTGCAGAACTTCTCCGGGCGCCGGCTGATGAGGCTCGGGGAGTCCGGCTGCCGGGTGCGGCTGCTCTTCCTCAACCCCGCGAGCAGCGCGGTCAAGCGCCGCGAGCGCGAACTCTCCCTCAAGCGGGGCGAGCTGAGCCGCACGGTGGAGATGAACATCCTGCACATGCGGCGGGTGCGCGCCCGGCTGCGCGACCCGGGCGCCTTCGAGATCCACGTCTTCGACGAGACGCCCCGCTTCACGGCCTACCTGGTCGACGGCGACGGCGCGGACGGCGTGGCCGTGGTCCAGTCCTACCTGCGCAAGTCCCGCGGCATGGAGACACCCGTCTTCGTGCTGCGCGGCGGCGGGCGGCTGGTGAAGCCGGGGGAGGCCGCCTCCGTGCCCGAGGGCAGCCTGTTCGCGACCTACCGCGAGGAGTTCGAGCAGGCCTGGTCCGACTCCCGGCCGGTCTCCTGA
- a CDS encoding exonuclease domain-containing protein — MAWHTELLIGFDLETTGTDPARARIVTGAVIEIGDGRPLGRKEWLADPGVPIPPEATAVHGISDARAATGRPADEVADAMASVLCDAWRTGTPVVAYNATFDLTLLAAELRRHGLPSLRDRLDGADPSPVIDPYTIDRTVDRYRRGKRTLEAVCAEYGVPLEGAHDAAADALAAARLACAIAARHPKVAALPAAELHRRQIRWSAHRAADFQAYLRRQGDATAVTDGRWPLRELADPAA, encoded by the coding sequence ATGGCCTGGCACACGGAACTGCTCATCGGCTTCGACCTGGAGACCACGGGGACGGACCCGGCCCGGGCCCGGATCGTCACGGGCGCGGTGATCGAGATCGGCGACGGCCGGCCGCTCGGCCGCAAGGAGTGGCTGGCCGACCCGGGCGTCCCCATCCCCCCGGAGGCGACGGCGGTGCACGGCATCAGCGACGCACGCGCGGCCACGGGCCGGCCGGCCGACGAGGTCGCCGACGCCATGGCGAGCGTCCTGTGCGACGCCTGGCGGACCGGCACTCCGGTCGTCGCGTACAACGCCACCTTCGACCTCACCCTGCTCGCCGCCGAACTCCGCAGGCACGGCCTGCCCTCGCTCCGGGACCGGCTGGACGGCGCCGACCCGTCCCCGGTCATCGACCCGTACACCATCGACCGCACCGTGGACCGCTACCGCCGTGGCAAGCGCACCCTCGAAGCGGTCTGCGCCGAGTACGGCGTGCCGCTGGAAGGCGCCCATGACGCCGCGGCCGACGCCCTGGCCGCTGCCCGGCTCGCCTGTGCGATAGCCGCCCGGCACCCCAAGGTCGCCGCCCTGCCGGCCGCGGAGCTGCACCGCCGGCAGATCCGCTGGTCGGCCCACCGCGCGGCCGACTTCCAGGCCTACCTCCGCCGCCAGGGCGACGCCACAGCGGTGACAGACGGCCGCTGGCCCCTGCGGGAACTCGCCGACCCGGCCGCCTGA